In one Mycobacterium heckeshornense genomic region, the following are encoded:
- a CDS encoding SRPBCC family protein, whose amino-acid sequence MEFNNEFRVAVPAAKTWEVLTDVERVAPCLPGATVLSVDGDEFTGTVKVKVGPITVSYQGVACFQEKDAAARRLVLKATGKETRGSGSAAALVTAQLKDEGEASRVLISTDLTISGKAAQFGRGVLADVATNLVGQFAKRLEAELLGDSSGQHKHETISAAKLSTSAEQESVDLVKVVALPLAKRAAPVVAGIAAGTAIGFLLGRRRAHKRPAAVLADELRAALSQLLS is encoded by the coding sequence GTGGAATTTAACAACGAGTTTCGCGTCGCGGTGCCGGCGGCCAAGACGTGGGAGGTGCTCACCGACGTCGAGCGGGTCGCCCCATGTCTGCCCGGCGCCACGGTGCTGAGCGTCGACGGCGACGAGTTCACCGGCACCGTCAAGGTGAAGGTCGGGCCGATCACGGTGTCCTATCAAGGCGTGGCGTGCTTCCAGGAGAAGGACGCGGCCGCCCGGCGGCTGGTGCTCAAGGCCACCGGCAAGGAGACCCGCGGCAGCGGCAGCGCCGCGGCGCTGGTCACCGCGCAGCTCAAGGACGAGGGCGAGGCCAGCAGGGTGCTCATCAGCACCGACCTGACCATTTCGGGCAAGGCCGCACAATTCGGTCGCGGCGTGCTGGCCGACGTCGCCACCAACCTCGTCGGGCAATTCGCCAAGCGGCTCGAAGCCGAGCTGCTAGGCGACAGCTCAGGCCAGCACAAGCACGAAACCATTTCTGCAGCAAAGCTTTCCACGTCAGCTGAACAAGAGTCGGTGGATCTGGTGAAGGTGGTCGCGCTGCCGCTGGCCAAACGGGCGGCACCGGTGGTCGCCGGCATCGCCGCCGGGACGGCGATCGGCTTCCTGCTGGGCCGCCGCCGGGCACACAAACGACCGGCCGCGGTGCTGGCCGACGAGCTGCGGGCCGCGCTGTCGCAGCTGCTGTCATGA
- a CDS encoding heterodisulfide reductase-related iron-sulfur binding cluster — translation MTAIVGLFAARRASWLVKLTLSGQPATGRTDRLGTRIWTELSEVFGQRRLLKWSIPGLAHFFTMWGFFILLTVYIEAYGLLFQPNFHIPIIGRWDVLGFLQDFFATAVFVGISTFAVIRILRSPREIGRTSRFYGSHTGGAWLILFMIFNVIWTYVLVRGSAVNNATLPYGKAAFLSQLFGVILKPLGHTGNEVLETVALLLHIGVMLAFLIIVLHSKHLHIFLAPINVIFKRLPNGLGPLLPIEADGKPIDFENPPEDATFGRGKIEDFTWKGMLDFATCTECGRCQSQCPAWNTGKPLNPKLLIMDLRDHWMAKAPYILGQKEADVVGGYIESGRGEGHHVPESGFGRVPGSGPEQANRPLVGTAEQGGVIDPDVLWSCVTCGACVEQCPVDIEHVDHIVDLRRYQVMMESEFPAELSVLFKNLETKANPWGQNASDRTNWIDEVDFDVPVYGQDVDSFDGFEYLFWVGCAGAYDDKAKKTTKAVAELLATAGVKFLVLGTGETCNGDSARRSGNEFLFQQLAAQAVGTLDGVFEGVETVDRKIVVTCPHCFNTLGREYRQLGANYTVLHHTQLLNRLVRDKKLVPVKPVDGDGSKPSITYHDPCYLGRHNKVYEAPRELIGASGATLTEMPRHADRSFCCGAGGARMWMEEHIGKRINHERVDEALATGATTVATACPFCRVMVSDGVDDRAEAAGREDVDVRDVANLLLESIDRSAVTLPAKGTAAKQAAQAAPKAAAAPSAPSAPAKATAEAPAETAAPTQQKPAKAVTGLGIAGGAKRPGAKKAAASTQPATAPQREAKTEAAEAKPAPAPAKGLGIAAGVKRPGAKKAPAQGAPPEQKPETESGVSGQDGEQESQTPPVKGLGIARGARPPGKR, via the coding sequence ATGACGGCGATCGTGGGATTGTTCGCCGCCAGGCGCGCCAGCTGGCTGGTGAAGCTGACGCTCTCCGGGCAACCGGCCACCGGGCGCACCGACCGGCTCGGCACCCGCATCTGGACCGAGCTCTCCGAAGTGTTCGGGCAGCGTCGGCTGCTGAAATGGTCGATCCCGGGCCTGGCCCACTTCTTCACGATGTGGGGCTTTTTTATTCTGCTGACGGTCTACATCGAGGCCTACGGGCTGCTGTTTCAGCCGAACTTCCACATCCCGATCATCGGCCGGTGGGACGTCCTGGGCTTCCTGCAGGACTTCTTCGCGACGGCGGTATTCGTCGGCATCTCCACATTCGCGGTCATCCGCATCCTGCGCAGCCCGCGTGAGATCGGCCGGACATCACGGTTTTACGGCTCCCACACCGGGGGCGCCTGGCTGATCCTGTTCATGATCTTCAACGTGATCTGGACCTACGTGCTGGTTCGCGGTTCGGCGGTCAACAACGCGACGCTGCCCTACGGCAAGGCGGCGTTCCTGTCGCAACTGTTCGGCGTGATCCTCAAACCGCTCGGCCACACCGGCAACGAAGTCCTGGAAACGGTCGCCCTGCTGCTGCACATCGGCGTCATGCTGGCGTTCCTGATCATCGTGCTGCACTCCAAACACCTGCACATCTTCCTGGCGCCGATCAACGTCATCTTCAAGCGGCTGCCCAACGGGCTGGGCCCGCTGCTGCCCATCGAGGCCGACGGCAAGCCGATCGACTTCGAAAATCCGCCCGAGGACGCCACATTCGGCCGCGGCAAGATCGAGGACTTCACCTGGAAGGGCATGCTCGACTTCGCCACCTGCACCGAATGCGGCCGCTGCCAGTCGCAATGCCCCGCCTGGAACACCGGCAAGCCGCTGAACCCCAAGCTGCTCATCATGGACCTGCGTGACCACTGGATGGCCAAGGCGCCCTACATCCTCGGCCAAAAGGAGGCCGACGTCGTGGGCGGCTACATCGAGTCCGGTCGCGGCGAGGGCCACCATGTACCCGAGTCCGGGTTTGGCCGGGTGCCCGGTTCGGGGCCCGAGCAGGCCAACCGGCCACTGGTCGGCACCGCCGAACAGGGCGGGGTGATTGACCCCGACGTGCTGTGGTCGTGTGTGACCTGCGGTGCCTGCGTCGAACAGTGCCCGGTGGACATCGAGCACGTCGACCACATCGTCGACCTGCGCCGCTACCAGGTGATGATGGAGTCGGAGTTTCCCGCTGAGCTCTCGGTGCTGTTCAAAAACCTTGAGACCAAAGCCAATCCGTGGGGCCAAAACGCCTCCGACCGCACCAACTGGATCGACGAGGTCGACTTCGACGTGCCGGTGTACGGCCAAGACGTCGACAGCTTTGACGGGTTCGAGTACCTGTTCTGGGTCGGCTGTGCGGGGGCTTACGACGACAAGGCCAAGAAGACCACCAAGGCGGTCGCCGAGCTGCTGGCCACCGCCGGCGTCAAGTTCCTGGTGCTGGGTACCGGCGAGACCTGCAACGGCGACTCCGCGCGGCGTTCCGGCAACGAGTTCCTGTTCCAGCAGCTGGCCGCCCAAGCCGTCGGGACGCTCGATGGGGTGTTCGAGGGTGTGGAGACCGTCGACCGCAAGATCGTGGTCACCTGCCCGCACTGCTTCAACACCCTGGGCCGCGAATACCGCCAACTGGGCGCCAACTACACCGTGCTGCACCACACTCAGCTGCTCAACCGGCTGGTCCGGGACAAGAAGCTGGTCCCGGTCAAGCCGGTCGACGGCGACGGCAGCAAACCGTCGATCACCTACCACGACCCGTGTTATCTGGGCCGGCACAACAAGGTTTACGAAGCGCCGCGTGAGCTGATCGGCGCCTCCGGCGCGACGCTGACCGAGATGCCGCGGCACGCCGACCGCAGCTTCTGCTGCGGCGCCGGCGGCGCACGGATGTGGATGGAAGAACACATCGGCAAGCGGATCAACCACGAGCGCGTCGACGAGGCGCTGGCCACCGGGGCCACCACGGTCGCCACCGCGTGCCCGTTCTGCCGGGTGATGGTCAGCGACGGTGTCGACGACCGCGCCGAAGCGGCCGGCCGTGAGGACGTCGACGTGCGCGACGTGGCCAACCTGCTACTGGAATCGATCGACCGCAGCGCGGTGACGCTGCCGGCCAAGGGCACGGCCGCCAAGCAGGCCGCCCAGGCCGCTCCCAAGGCCGCGGCCGCACCGTCCGCACCGTCCGCACCGGCCAAGGCGACCGCCGAGGCGCCGGCTGAAACTGCTGCGCCCACACAGCAAAAACCCGCCAAAGCCGTCACCGGCCTGGGCATCGCCGGAGGCGCCAAGCGGCCCGGGGCCAAAAAAGCTGCTGCCTCAACACAACCCGCGACTGCCCCGCAACGAGAAGCCAAAACCGAAGCAGCAGAAGCTAAGCCGGCACCAGCGCCGGCCAAGGGCCTGGGAATCGCTGCCGGCGTCAAGCGACCCGGCGCGAAAAAGGCCCCGGCTCAAGGTGCTCCGCCTGAGCAGAAACCGGAAACCGAATCGGGGGTTTCCGGCCAGGACGGTGAGCAGGAATCTCAGACGCCGCCCGTGAAAGGCTTGGGCATTGCCCGCGGTGCTCGTCCACCGGGTAAACGCTGA
- a CDS encoding pyridoxal phosphate-dependent aminotransferase, with protein sequence MDRGGTMVDVTTHQLPWHTSAHHHRQRTFAQSSKLQDVLYEIRGPVHAHAARLEAEGHRILKLNIGNPAPFGFEAPDVIMRDMIQALPYAQGYSDSKGILPARRAVVTRYELVDGFPQLDVDDVYLGNGVSELITMTLQALLDNGDQVLIPAPDYPLWTASTSLAGGTPVHYLCDETQGWQPDIADLESKITERTKALVVINPNNPTGAVYSREILTQMADLARQHQLLLLADEIYDKILYDDAKHISMASVAPDLLCLTFNGLSKAYRVAGYRAGWLVITGPKDHASSFIEGISLLANMRLCPNVPAQHGIQVALGGHQSIEDLVLPGGRLREQRDVAWSKLNEIPGVSCVKPAGALYTFPRLDPEVYEIEDDEQLVLDLLLQEKILVTQGTGFNWPAPDHLRIVTLPWSRDLANAIERLGNFLASYRQ encoded by the coding sequence GTGGACAGGGGTGGCACTATGGTTGACGTGACTACGCATCAGCTGCCCTGGCATACCAGTGCCCATCACCACCGGCAGCGCACGTTCGCGCAGTCGTCCAAGCTGCAGGATGTTCTCTACGAGATCCGCGGCCCGGTGCATGCTCACGCCGCGCGGCTGGAGGCCGAAGGGCATCGCATCCTTAAACTCAACATCGGCAATCCGGCGCCGTTCGGTTTCGAGGCGCCGGATGTGATCATGCGCGATATGATCCAGGCACTGCCTTACGCGCAGGGATACTCGGACTCCAAGGGCATCCTGCCGGCACGCCGTGCGGTGGTTACCCGTTATGAACTCGTCGACGGCTTCCCGCAATTGGACGTCGACGACGTCTACCTGGGCAACGGGGTTTCCGAGCTGATCACCATGACGCTGCAGGCCTTGCTGGACAACGGCGATCAGGTACTGATCCCGGCGCCCGACTATCCCCTGTGGACCGCGTCGACGTCGTTGGCCGGCGGCACACCCGTGCATTACCTGTGCGATGAAACCCAAGGCTGGCAGCCCGACATCGCCGACCTGGAGTCAAAGATCACCGAGCGCACCAAAGCGCTGGTGGTCATCAACCCGAACAACCCGACCGGCGCCGTGTACAGCCGCGAAATCCTCACCCAGATGGCAGATTTGGCGCGCCAGCACCAGCTGTTGCTGCTCGCCGACGAGATCTACGACAAGATCCTCTACGACGACGCCAAGCACATCAGCATGGCCTCGGTGGCACCCGACCTGCTGTGCTTGACCTTCAACGGACTGTCCAAGGCCTACCGGGTGGCCGGATACCGGGCCGGCTGGCTGGTGATCACCGGCCCCAAAGACCACGCCAGCAGCTTCATCGAAGGCATCAGCTTGTTGGCCAACATGCGGCTGTGCCCGAATGTCCCTGCCCAGCACGGGATTCAGGTGGCCCTGGGCGGTCACCAGAGCATCGAGGATCTGGTGTTGCCCGGTGGCCGGCTGCGCGAGCAGCGTGACGTCGCATGGAGCAAACTCAACGAGATCCCGGGAGTGTCCTGCGTCAAACCGGCCGGTGCGCTGTACACTTTTCCTCGTCTTGATCCCGAGGTGTATGAGATCGAAGACGACGAGCAGCTCGTCCTCGATCTACTGCTGCAAGAGAAGATACTCGTCACCCAGGGCACTGGATTCAATTGGCCCGCACCTGATCACCTGCGCATCGTGACATTGCCGTGGTCGCGCGATCTGGCGAACGCGATCGAGCGTCTGGGTAACTTCCTGGCCAGCTACCGCCAGTAA
- a CDS encoding (2Fe-2S)-binding protein, which yields MNELPVRLSVNGRSIEAAVEPRVTLADFLRETCGLTGTHLGCEHGACGACTVLLDGRAVRSCLIFAVQVDGQEVTTVEGIAGAHGELSPVQVALRECHGLQCGFCTPGFVTSITALLRDNPHPTDQEIREGLSGNFCRCTGYQGIINAVHRAAELMSGASARS from the coding sequence ATGAATGAGCTACCGGTCCGGCTGTCGGTCAACGGACGCAGTATCGAAGCGGCCGTCGAACCGCGGGTAACGCTGGCCGACTTTCTGCGTGAAACCTGCGGGCTGACCGGCACTCACCTGGGTTGCGAACACGGGGCGTGCGGGGCCTGCACCGTGCTGCTGGACGGCCGGGCGGTGCGGTCGTGTCTGATCTTCGCGGTCCAGGTCGACGGCCAGGAGGTGACCACCGTCGAAGGCATCGCCGGTGCCCACGGTGAACTCTCACCGGTGCAGGTAGCGCTGCGCGAGTGCCACGGTCTGCAATGTGGTTTTTGCACACCGGGTTTCGTCACCTCGATCACCGCGCTTTTGCGCGACAACCCCCATCCCACCGACCAGGAGATACGCGAAGGCCTGTCCGGAAATTTCTGCCGCTGCACCGGGTATCAGGGCATCATTAACGCCGTGCACCGGGCCGCCGAACTGATGTCGGGCGCGTCCGCTCGCTCGTGA
- a CDS encoding LLM class F420-dependent oxidoreductase, which produces MDFRVFVEPQQGASYTDQLVVARTAEALGYSGFFRSDHYVAMSGDGMPGPTDSWVTLGALARETSSIRLGTLVTSATFRHPGPLAVSIAQVDAMSGGRVEVGIGTGWFEREHQAYGIPFPPPSERFARLTEQLEIVTGLWNTPPSQTFDYAGTHYALCDCPALPKPVQRPHPPIIIGGLGTRRTPALAATFADEFNVPFARLDTVAAQYQRVADAVDSVGRSPDSMTYSAAFVLCAGRDDAELTRRAAAIGRELAEMRSNSPLVGTPAEIVERLGPFAAAGVERVYLQLLDLADLDHLELFAAEVIRQL; this is translated from the coding sequence GTGGACTTTCGGGTATTCGTCGAACCTCAGCAAGGTGCCAGCTACACCGACCAGCTTGTCGTCGCCCGGACCGCGGAAGCGTTGGGCTACTCGGGGTTTTTCCGGTCCGATCACTACGTGGCGATGAGCGGCGACGGGATGCCCGGGCCCACCGATTCCTGGGTGACGCTCGGTGCCCTCGCCCGGGAAACCTCGTCGATCCGGCTGGGCACACTGGTCACGTCGGCGACATTTCGCCACCCCGGGCCGCTGGCCGTGTCGATCGCGCAGGTCGACGCGATGAGCGGCGGCCGGGTGGAGGTCGGCATCGGCACCGGATGGTTCGAACGCGAACACCAGGCCTACGGAATCCCGTTCCCGCCACCAAGTGAGCGGTTCGCCCGGCTGACCGAACAACTGGAAATCGTCACCGGACTGTGGAACACGCCGCCGAGCCAGACATTCGACTACGCCGGAACCCATTACGCACTGTGTGACTGTCCGGCGCTGCCCAAACCGGTGCAGCGCCCGCATCCGCCGATCATCATCGGCGGGCTCGGCACCCGGCGCACGCCGGCGCTGGCCGCAACCTTCGCCGACGAGTTCAACGTGCCATTCGCAAGGCTGGACACCGTGGCGGCCCAGTACCAGCGGGTGGCCGACGCGGTCGACTCGGTCGGCCGTTCCCCGGACTCGATGACGTATTCCGCGGCGTTTGTGCTCTGCGCCGGGCGGGACGACGCCGAGCTCACCCGCCGGGCGGCGGCCATCGGCCGCGAGCTTGCCGAGATGCGCTCCAACTCCCCGCTGGTGGGCACGCCGGCCGAAATTGTCGAGCGCCTTGGCCCGTTCGCCGCCGCCGGTGTGGAGCGGGTGTACCTGCAACTGCTGGACCTGGCTGACCTGGACCACCTGGAGCTGTTCGCCGCCGAGGTGATACGGCAGCTCTGA
- a CDS encoding FAD binding domain-containing protein, whose amino-acid sequence MKAAPFAYHRVESVKQAVDLLDEYGDEAKILAGGQSLVPMLAMRLTHFENLVDISRVDELIGIDRFGDEVRVNAATPHAFVEMDDEVADGVPLLTRATPLIGHFQIRNRGTLGGAIAHADPAAEYGAVALALGARMEAASSAGSREIAADDFFTGLWENSLRPNEILTAVTFPVWGGRSGFAIEELARRHGDFAIAGAAVAVQLDGDDRVSRCGVGLLGLGSTPRRALPVEQVVVGQRVDDITAADIGHLALSGLDDIPADLQGSARYRARVGATMVARAWASATAQAKEQPR is encoded by the coding sequence ATGAAGGCCGCCCCGTTCGCCTATCACCGCGTCGAGTCGGTCAAGCAGGCCGTGGACCTTCTCGACGAGTACGGCGATGAGGCGAAGATCCTGGCCGGCGGCCAGAGCCTCGTGCCGATGCTGGCAATGCGCCTGACCCACTTTGAGAACCTGGTCGACATTTCGCGCGTTGACGAACTCATCGGCATCGACCGGTTCGGCGACGAGGTGCGCGTCAATGCGGCCACCCCGCACGCGTTCGTCGAAATGGATGACGAGGTCGCCGACGGCGTTCCGCTGCTCACCCGAGCCACACCGCTGATCGGGCACTTCCAGATCCGCAACCGGGGAACGCTCGGCGGCGCGATCGCGCACGCCGATCCCGCCGCGGAGTACGGCGCCGTCGCGCTCGCACTCGGTGCGCGCATGGAGGCGGCGTCGTCGGCGGGCTCACGCGAAATCGCCGCCGACGACTTCTTCACCGGGCTTTGGGAAAACTCGCTGCGGCCCAACGAAATACTGACGGCCGTAACGTTTCCCGTATGGGGCGGGCGGTCCGGATTTGCCATCGAGGAGCTCGCGCGCCGGCACGGCGACTTTGCGATCGCCGGCGCCGCCGTGGCGGTCCAGCTCGACGGCGACGACCGGGTGAGCCGCTGTGGGGTGGGGCTGCTGGGGCTCGGCTCGACCCCGCGGCGCGCGTTGCCCGTCGAACAGGTGGTCGTGGGCCAGCGGGTCGACGACATCACGGCGGCCGACATCGGTCACCTCGCGCTCAGCGGTCTCGACGACATCCCCGCCGACCTGCAGGGCTCGGCCCGCTACCGCGCCAGGGTCGGCGCCACCATGGTGGCGCGCGCCTGGGCCTCGGCCACCGCGCAGGCAAAGGAGCAACCGCGATGA